The Theobroma cacao cultivar B97-61/B2 chromosome 1, Criollo_cocoa_genome_V2, whole genome shotgun sequence genome contains the following window.
TCTAAACTGCAATTAAAAGGATTATAGAGTGTGGATATAAGGAAGATATTGTTGAAAAGGTTGTTTCAAGGCATGGCCTTTACCAAGGGGGTAATGATCTTGTGTCAAATGTTGTGAATGATGCTCTAGCTTCcttgaagaaaagagaagtagGTGATATTTCAGGTAATGTGTTTGAAGATTTGCAGCAACTAGTAGGGTATACAATGTTGGAGATGATTGGTGTGCTTAGAGAGGTTAAACTATCTCTATCTATTGCAGAAGCAATGTGGTGGTTGTTAATGTGTGACTTGAACATTTCAATGGCATGTGAAGTGGAAGGAGATATATTTCACTATTTTGGTTGTAAAGAAGTCTCAAGAGAACACTCTTTTGATTCTACCCCCTAGTCGATATTAGAAACTCAACACCTTGAAACCATTCTTCCAAGCCCCAATGAGCCCAATGTTTCAAAACCTTCATTCCCCTGTTCCCAAAATTATTTACCCGAAACACTCAAATTTAGGAGTTTTCCCAATTCACCTAACCCCAAAAATCCTCTCGCTTATGAAGGATTGACACTAGAGAAAAGGAGTTGGGTTTCTATGGGTGCTTTTGGGGACTATGGCCCGTTTACATCTGTCTCTGAAGAAAAACCAGGGACTGGTCGAAAGGGGCATTCCAAAAAGGAACTAGCTGCACTCCGACAAAAGTCATTCAATATGGAAAAATACAAGGCTTATGGGAAAGGTGCTTTTAGAGCTGGGAAACTTGCTACCATTGGTGGTTTTGTTgtcaaaaagagaaagaaatctCCATCTAAATCACCAACtgtgaatttgaaaaatgcttcatcaaaaataaatgcaaaagCAGGAGATTTAGCTGATGAAAGCCATCATGTTTTAACTAATTCTTCACTCGGTTTAATTGTGACAGATAAGTCTCCAACATTGCCTACTAAGAAAACTAAATCTGCAGTACCTACAGCAAATACTGAGCTTGCACCATCATCATCTTTGGAAAGAAAACTTTTTCCAAAATCTAAAAGCATAACCTCTGTATCTTCTAAGACACTTGATCATGATGCAGAAAAGAAACTTACTTCAAAAGCTAAAGGCAGCACTTCAGTGTCTTCTAAGACACCTGATTACTATGCTAGAATTCCATATGATCAGTCTTTGGGAAAATACATCCCACAAGATGAGAAAGACGAACTGATTTTAAAGCTAGTACCAAGGGTACAGGACCTGCAGAATGAGTTACATAGTTGGACTCAGTGGACCAATTAGAAAGTCATGCAAGCTATTCGTAGGCTTAGCAAAGACCAACCTGAACTTAAAGCGCTGAGGCAAGAGAAGGAAGAAGTAGAACAGAtccaaaaaaagaagcaaaccATGGAAGAGAACACCATGAAGAGGCTGGCTGAAATGGAGGGAGCCTTAAATGATGCAACTACTCAGGTTGAGGATACTAACTCTACCGTCCAAAAGCTTGAGGTGGAGCATTCTATGCTGAAGAAGGAGATGAAGGTTGTTAAACTTCAGGCGGTAGAGTCAGCTGCCAGTTGTCAAGAAGCATTTGAGAGAGAACAGAAGGCACTTAAGGATGTTCGATCATGGGATGGGCAAAAGAGCTTGCTTCAAGAGGAGCTTGCATTGGAGAAGCAAATGGCTGCagagttgaaaaagaaagtagGTAAGGCTAAAAATATCTACAACCAAACTGAGGTATGCTTCTCCTTGAACAAAATACTCACCAGCTAGTACTTTTGCTAAATAGGCCTTAATTCAACATATATTTTGCCTTGTTAAGCCAATATGTGGCTTTTAATCTTAAGTAAACAGATTAGGAAGGTTCTAGGATTGTAAGGCTAAGGAGAAGACAGTTAGATTATAGAAGAAAAAGCCTCTAAGAGAACACAAAAACGTTTTGAAGTGAAAGAGACCATAAAAATTACAGAAATTTGTTGGACTAACTTCCAATCTTTACTCTTCTTTGGCAAGCACCATGAAATTAGCCAAAGGGATTGCACACCTTTGCAAATCCTCTCCCACCTTGTCTATCCTTAAAAGTATAAGCCAGTAAGACAAATATTGACATTATTATGCTAATCAACAGTCTATTCTCTAATGTTATACTAAATTAACatatttgtttaaaatatGTTGTTACATCCATGATTTGAGAattagaggaaaaaaaaagtaggaATAAAAACTCGTGGAATTCGTAATTACACAATCAGATACCATCAACAGCTAAATGTCTTATTTTTGagcttataaaaaaaatcttattttttgaCAACTTCtcttccaaaattttccatcaCCATTTTTGGCAAAAGGCATGAAGGTGCACGAAGTGGTGCACTTAGCTGTTTATGCCTTCAAATAGATTAATTCTATTTAATTCTTTGTCTTTTCTCATGAGAAACAATGAAAAGTTGCAGATGAGATGGAAACATGAGAGGTTGGCAAAGGAGAATTTCGTTGCACAGGCTGCTTCTTTAAAGAAGGAACGAAAAGGTTTTGAAGTTGCAGCAAAAGTAGAAGGGGATAAGATTAAGcagaaagtagaaaaagatATGCACAAATATGAAGAGGAGATCAAAGAGCTCAAGGATAAGTTATCTGAGTTGAAGATGAAGCTGGATTCTTCAAAAATAGCTGCACTTCGAAGAGG
Protein-coding sequences here:
- the LOC18613426 gene encoding LOW QUALITY PROTEIN: putative E3 ubiquitin-protein ligase RF298 (The sequence of the model RefSeq protein was modified relative to this genomic sequence to represent the inferred CDS: inserted 1 base in 1 codon; substituted 3 bases at 3 genomic stop codons) — its product is MDEKIDSGGGGASKPRSSFVLPQDKGSKNKRKLDDLFLENPIHVPLSNTEFSLYELPLEISRGPKLGPLEAKSSKVPFREDFERSDWDDPIACQLEELLLSNLQTNFXTAIKRIIECGYKEDIVEKVVSRHGLYQGGNDLVSNVVNDALASLKKREVGDISGNVFEDLQQLVGYTMLEMIGVLREVKLSLSIAEAMWWLLMCDLNISMACEVEGDIFHYFGCKEVSREHSFDSTPXSILETQHLETILPSPNEPNVSKPSFPCSQNYLPETLKFRSFPNSPNPKNPLAYEGLTLEKRSWVSMGAFGDYGPFTSVSEEKPGTGRKGHSKKELAALRQKSFNMEKYKAYGKGAFRAGKLATIGGFVVKKRKKSPSKSPTVNLKNASSKINAKAGDLADESHHVLTNSSLGLIVTDKSPTLPTKKTKSAVPTANTELAPSSSLERKLFPKSKSITSVSSKTLDHDAEKKLTSKAKGSTSVSSKTPDYYARIPYDQSLGKYIPQDEKDELILKLVPRVQDLQNELHSWTQWTNXKVMQAIRRLSKDQPELKALRQEKEEVEQIQKKKQTMEENTMKRLAEMEGALNDATTQVEDTNSTVQKLEVEHSMLKKEMKVVKLQAVESAASCQEAFEREQKALKDVRSWDGQKSLLQEELALEKQMAAELKKKVGKAKNIYNQTEMRWKHERLAKENFVAQAASLKKERKGFEVAAKVEGDKIKQKVEKDMHKYEEEIKELKDKLSELKMKLDSSKIAALRRGSDGGNGQCFSINEGNQVPSFSERVVNIKDYSGNRGXKQERECIMCLSEEKTLIFLPCAHQVLCVKCNELHEKQGMKDCPACRTLIDCRICARFAKP